One stretch of Amycolatopsis tolypomycina DNA includes these proteins:
- a CDS encoding PKD domain-containing protein, with protein sequence MQQHAFRRLLTAGLTAGLAVAAAVVTPAAAHAAAPSNDDFGTATTVTALPFKATQDIGEATASSDDPTSCNSYIAWSVWYDYTAASDGFVRALPSSTGTQPFIAVYTGERGALTQVPGACAAWNTGPAATFPVTAGQTYHVMVFQQYSGAGQQATLDLVTVPREPNDDFAAATPATLPGTYSGDLTRSSAEPGEAAPTCDAGADHSVWYRYTPDRTRSISVEARSRWSPSVTVYRGAGRDTLSEVDCVAAGSGNKRPVFTATAGQQYWIRVADDADGASWYEIRLTTAPALTPNANVWPSTPSVFDDVSFSVNAGDRLGRPVVSGELRFGDGTSVTLTGNTPVTHRYAADGDYRVEISATTDDGRSGTGSQTLHVETHDVTLTGLSLPAQARAGQTKPVKVSVVNNRYDEKVLVALRKKTESGYYQEVGRLTQWVPAGGRVDFPFAYTYTAADAAAGQAEFEVLASIDGRYDGDSHAADNRLAAVTVVRAASGVRAS encoded by the coding sequence ATGCAGCAGCACGCTTTCCGGCGCTTGCTCACCGCCGGTCTCACTGCCGGTCTCGCCGTCGCGGCCGCGGTGGTGACCCCGGCGGCAGCGCACGCCGCGGCGCCGTCGAACGACGACTTCGGCACCGCCACCACCGTCACCGCCCTGCCGTTCAAGGCGACCCAGGACATCGGGGAAGCCACGGCGAGCTCGGACGACCCGACGTCGTGCAACTCCTACATCGCGTGGAGCGTCTGGTACGACTACACCGCGGCCTCGGACGGGTTCGTCCGGGCGCTGCCGTCGAGCACCGGCACCCAGCCGTTCATCGCCGTGTACACCGGTGAACGCGGGGCGCTGACCCAGGTCCCCGGCGCCTGCGCGGCGTGGAACACCGGGCCGGCGGCGACCTTCCCGGTGACCGCCGGGCAGACCTACCACGTCATGGTGTTCCAGCAGTACTCCGGCGCCGGCCAGCAGGCCACGCTCGACCTCGTGACCGTCCCGCGGGAACCCAACGACGACTTCGCGGCGGCCACGCCGGCCACGCTGCCCGGGACGTACTCGGGCGACCTGACGCGGTCTTCGGCCGAGCCGGGCGAAGCCGCACCGACCTGCGACGCCGGCGCGGACCACTCCGTGTGGTACCGGTACACCCCGGACCGCACCCGGTCGATCAGCGTGGAAGCGCGCTCGCGCTGGTCGCCGTCGGTCACCGTCTACCGGGGCGCCGGCCGGGACACACTGTCCGAAGTGGACTGCGTGGCGGCGGGAAGCGGCAACAAGCGGCCGGTGTTCACCGCCACCGCCGGGCAGCAGTACTGGATCCGGGTGGCCGACGACGCGGACGGCGCGTCCTGGTACGAGATCCGCCTGACGACCGCGCCGGCGCTGACCCCCAACGCGAACGTCTGGCCCAGTACCCCGTCGGTGTTCGACGACGTCTCCTTCTCGGTGAACGCCGGTGACCGCCTCGGCCGTCCCGTGGTCAGCGGCGAGCTGCGGTTCGGTGACGGCACGTCGGTGACCCTGACCGGGAACACCCCGGTGACCCACCGGTACGCCGCGGACGGCGACTACCGCGTGGAGATCAGCGCGACGACCGACGACGGCCGGTCGGGCACCGGTTCCCAGACGCTGCACGTCGAAACGCACGACGTGACGCTGACGGGGTTGTCGCTGCCCGCACAGGCGCGGGCGGGCCAGACCAAGCCGGTCAAGGTGTCGGTGGTGAACAACCGCTACGACGAGAAAGTGCTCGTCGCGCTGAGGAAGAAGACCGAAAGCGGCTACTACCAGGAAGTGGGCAGGCTGACCCAGTGGGTGCCCGCCGGCGGCCGGGTGGACTTCCCGTTCGCCTACACCTACACCGCGGCCGACGCGGCGGCGGGCCAAGCGGAGTTCGAGGTGCTGGCGAGCATCGACGGCCGGTACGACGGTGACAGCCACGCGGCGGACAACCGACTGGCCGCGGTCACCGTGGTCCGTGCCGCGTCGGGCGTCCGGGCGAGCTGA
- a CDS encoding PKD domain-containing protein encodes MATAFTAVFALLVPGVAHAAPPSNDDFDQAVAVTALPFAAQLDTGEATKATDDPSWCQPYSVRGTVWFRYTATADGYLRATTKGSDRSMILSVHSGTRGDLPGIACDTGTAATTTFRATAGTTYSFMVSGYDVPGGALSFALDSVAPAANDDFAAAQPVPALPFSAQPDFSVASFEADEPGSTCQFDGNTVPSVWYAYTNSGAAKSLTARVAGYSSAVSVYTGAGLPELKEVACKTDSSWQPTAFRAAAGATYYVRVTGSADAREPITLTLDDAPALAPSIYQSPSFPSVFDTVSFSAESWNSIDEPMTASWDFGDGATAAATTESVSHRYAKDGTYTTTMHATSPDGRTATKSVPVVVTTHDVGIARFSVPTSARTGDSKPISVDVSNTRYTETATVVLTKHDGTFWREVGRLTLEVPARPTRTVRFPFSYTFSPDDAALGKVAFRAELRLDYPVTDARPVDNEVIAIATTVHPRATRTVAV; translated from the coding sequence TTGGCCACCGCGTTCACCGCGGTCTTCGCGCTGCTCGTACCGGGTGTCGCGCACGCCGCGCCGCCGTCCAACGACGATTTCGACCAGGCGGTGGCCGTCACCGCGCTGCCGTTCGCTGCGCAGCTGGACACCGGGGAGGCCACCAAGGCCACCGATGACCCGTCCTGGTGTCAGCCCTATTCCGTCCGGGGCACCGTGTGGTTCCGCTACACCGCCACCGCGGACGGCTACCTGCGCGCCACCACCAAGGGCAGCGACCGGTCGATGATCCTCTCGGTCCATTCGGGCACCCGCGGCGATCTCCCGGGGATCGCCTGCGACACCGGGACGGCCGCGACCACGACGTTCCGGGCGACCGCCGGCACGACGTACTCCTTCATGGTCTCCGGCTACGACGTCCCGGGCGGTGCGCTCTCGTTCGCGCTGGACTCCGTCGCGCCCGCGGCCAACGACGACTTCGCCGCCGCGCAGCCGGTGCCCGCGCTGCCGTTCTCGGCGCAGCCGGACTTCTCGGTGGCCTCCTTCGAGGCCGACGAGCCCGGGTCGACCTGCCAGTTCGACGGCAACACCGTTCCTTCGGTCTGGTACGCCTACACGAACTCCGGGGCGGCGAAGTCGCTCACCGCCCGCGTCGCCGGGTACAGCTCGGCCGTCTCCGTGTACACCGGGGCGGGCCTGCCGGAGCTGAAGGAGGTCGCCTGCAAGACGGACTCCTCCTGGCAGCCGACCGCGTTCCGGGCCGCCGCCGGCGCGACCTACTACGTTCGCGTCACCGGGTCCGCCGACGCCCGCGAGCCCATCACGCTGACCCTCGACGACGCGCCGGCGTTGGCCCCGTCGATCTACCAGTCGCCGTCGTTCCCGTCGGTCTTCGACACCGTTTCGTTCTCCGCCGAGTCCTGGAACTCCATCGACGAGCCGATGACCGCGTCCTGGGACTTCGGGGACGGCGCCACCGCCGCGGCCACCACCGAGTCCGTTTCCCACCGCTACGCCAAGGACGGCACGTACACCACCACCATGCACGCGACGTCGCCGGACGGCCGGACGGCCACCAAGTCGGTCCCGGTCGTGGTGACCACGCACGACGTCGGGATCGCCCGGTTCTCCGTGCCCACCTCGGCGCGGACCGGCGACAGCAAGCCGATCTCGGTCGACGTGTCCAACACGCGGTACACCGAAACGGCGACCGTCGTGCTGACCAAGCACGACGGCACGTTCTGGCGGGAGGTCGGCCGGCTCACCCTCGAGGTGCCCGCGCGGCCGACCCGCACGGTGCGGTTCCCGTTCTCCTACACCTTCAGCCCCGACGACGCGGCCTTGGGCAAGGTCGCCTTCCGCGCCGAGCTGAGGCTGGACTACCCGGTGACCGACGCCCGGCCGGTGGACAACGAAGTGATCGCCATCGCCACGACCGTGCACCCGCGCGCCACGCGCACCGTCGCCGTCTGA